One window of Burkholderia cepacia GG4 genomic DNA carries:
- a CDS encoding VOC family protein codes for MKVSMLLYPVDDIDAALPLFVDGLGLNVKFRDGDRYCALDGGPLTIALVAGDEQIVERAALTLRVDEDDDLYAAMARVVKAGASVRVPVQAGPHEYRAVLEDKNGALLVISQKRAA; via the coding sequence ATGAAGGTATCGATGCTGCTGTATCCGGTCGACGACATCGACGCAGCCTTGCCGCTGTTCGTCGACGGACTGGGCCTGAACGTGAAGTTCCGCGACGGCGACCGCTATTGCGCGCTCGACGGCGGCCCGCTGACGATCGCGCTGGTCGCCGGCGACGAGCAGATCGTCGAGCGCGCGGCGCTCACGCTGCGCGTGGATGAGGACGACGACCTCTACGCGGCGATGGCGCGGGTCGTGAAGGCCGGCGCGTCGGTGCGCGTGCCGGTGCAGGCCGGGCCGCACGAATACCGCGCGGTGCTGGAGGACAAGAACGGCGCGCTCTTGGTGATTTCGCAGAAACGCGCCGCATGA
- a CDS encoding LysR family transcriptional regulator, giving the protein MLNPVWLKTFATVTNCRSFTEAGRQLGLNQSSVSEHIRRLEESVGRRLFVRDTHSIAMTADGEALLVHANVILQALNRAESQFRKPRLQGRVRLGASDDLALVALPDVLAAFRAAHPDVALEITTGMTSRLYELMDAGALDLMVGKRRLGERRGTPLLRARLEWVARPGTVVDLERPLPLVLVAEPSVTRAVVLNALAEKGIGWEVVCSSSSQPGCIAAARAGLGLTATSQYLSARGLAPPVNGDGLPALPDVEFIALAAKRLSQPAGTLLELLETSDLRAPGAAA; this is encoded by the coding sequence ATGCTCAATCCCGTCTGGCTCAAGACGTTCGCGACCGTCACGAACTGCCGCAGCTTCACCGAAGCGGGCCGGCAGCTCGGGCTCAACCAGTCGAGCGTCAGCGAACACATCCGTCGTCTCGAAGAGAGCGTCGGCCGCCGGCTGTTCGTGCGCGACACCCATTCGATCGCGATGACGGCCGACGGCGAGGCGCTGCTCGTGCACGCGAACGTGATCCTGCAGGCGCTGAACCGCGCGGAATCGCAGTTCCGCAAGCCGCGGCTGCAGGGCCGGGTGCGGCTCGGCGCGTCGGACGATCTCGCGCTGGTCGCGTTGCCGGACGTGCTTGCGGCGTTCCGCGCCGCGCACCCGGACGTCGCGCTGGAGATCACGACCGGCATGACGAGCCGGCTCTACGAACTGATGGATGCGGGCGCGCTCGACCTGATGGTCGGCAAGCGGCGGCTCGGCGAGCGGCGCGGCACGCCGCTGTTGCGCGCGCGGCTCGAATGGGTCGCGCGGCCCGGCACCGTGGTCGACCTGGAGCGGCCGCTGCCGCTCGTGCTGGTCGCCGAGCCGAGCGTCACGCGCGCGGTCGTGCTGAACGCGCTCGCGGAAAAGGGGATCGGCTGGGAAGTCGTGTGTTCGAGCAGCAGCCAGCCGGGCTGCATCGCGGCCGCGCGGGCCGGGCTCGGGCTGACGGCGACGTCGCAGTACCTGTCGGCGCGTGGCCTGGCGCCGCCGGTCAATGGCGACGGGCTGCCCGCGCTGCCCGACGTCGAATTCATCGCGCTGGCCGCGAAGCGGCTCAGCCAGCCGGCCGGCACGCTGCTCGAGCTGCTGGAAACCAGCGATCTGCGCGCACCGGGTGCGGCCGCGTAA
- a CDS encoding LLM class flavin-dependent oxidoreductase, translating to MKFSLIYEAQTTDASREGDHRVFKETVEQALLAEQVGFDTIWCVEHTSLTNYAHMSAPETFLAYLAGRTTRIGLGHGVVCLPPAMNHPIKVAERVALLDILSGGRVHFGVGKGGSQQEAGAFGYDLNELQPMIDESMYLVPKMFVQDEIEHDGQYIKIPKRPIHPKPFQDPHPPMYLACTNTDALLRAGQRGMGALVLGFGGPDEVAKKNAVYREAWANRKPEDQVGFRPTQHLAALCPTVVMADGQKARKIGIRGQRYFMESLAYWYTGGERPDPAKWGDDLVQADSGEMVIRSRFASEEVVVNFADPALAMMNPNHAYGTVDDCIGYVGRLQEAGVDEVLFLCQMGTVPHDAQMETIRNIGEHVIPFFNKEKERACA from the coding sequence ATGAAGTTTTCCCTCATCTACGAAGCCCAGACCACCGACGCATCGCGCGAGGGCGACCACCGGGTGTTCAAGGAGACGGTCGAGCAGGCGCTGCTGGCCGAGCAGGTCGGCTTCGACACGATCTGGTGCGTGGAGCACACGTCGCTGACCAACTATGCGCACATGAGCGCGCCGGAAACCTTCCTTGCGTACCTGGCCGGCCGCACGACGCGCATCGGCCTCGGTCACGGCGTCGTGTGCCTGCCGCCGGCGATGAACCATCCGATCAAGGTTGCCGAGCGCGTCGCGCTGCTCGACATCCTGTCGGGCGGCCGCGTGCATTTCGGCGTCGGCAAGGGCGGCAGCCAGCAGGAAGCGGGCGCGTTCGGCTACGACCTCAACGAACTGCAGCCGATGATCGACGAGTCGATGTACCTGGTGCCGAAGATGTTCGTGCAGGACGAGATCGAGCACGACGGCCAGTACATCAAGATTCCGAAGCGTCCGATCCACCCGAAGCCGTTCCAGGATCCGCATCCGCCGATGTACCTCGCGTGCACCAACACCGACGCGCTGCTGCGCGCCGGCCAGCGCGGGATGGGCGCGCTGGTGCTCGGTTTCGGCGGCCCCGATGAAGTCGCGAAGAAGAACGCGGTCTATCGCGAAGCGTGGGCGAACCGCAAGCCGGAAGACCAGGTCGGTTTCCGCCCGACCCAGCATCTCGCGGCGCTGTGCCCGACGGTCGTGATGGCCGACGGCCAGAAGGCCCGCAAGATCGGCATCCGCGGCCAGCGCTATTTCATGGAATCGCTCGCGTACTGGTACACGGGCGGCGAGCGTCCGGACCCGGCGAAGTGGGGCGACGACCTGGTGCAGGCCGATTCCGGCGAGATGGTGATCCGTTCGCGCTTCGCGTCGGAGGAAGTCGTCGTGAACTTCGCCGATCCGGCGCTCGCGATGATGAACCCGAACCATGCGTACGGCACGGTGGACGACTGCATCGGCTACGTGGGCCGCCTGCAGGAAGCGGGCGTCGACGAAGTGCTGTTCCTGTGCCAGATGGGCACGGTGCCGCACGACGCGCAGATGGAGACGATCCGCAACATCGGCGAGCACGTGATCCCGTTCTTCAACAAGGAAAAGGAGCGCGCCTGCGCCTAA